Proteins from a genomic interval of Fundulus heteroclitus isolate FHET01 chromosome 21, MU-UCD_Fhet_4.1, whole genome shotgun sequence:
- the LOC105926793 gene encoding uncharacterized protein LOC105926793, which yields MHSANWHAFLSRHNRGAPSMVRRITTTTPTTPKKPVPDSVCHQCSGPRHATPRRDLFLLHGRMAGAASRREVCCCVNHPVTSHTRVRKHIGCSTAHDEGGYIHPQMLVPTQLLTHNARLTHRGAGLTVTLTDVNKCISVRVSGYAPRPMQLVWTNVTILEVRFF from the exons ATGCACTCTGCTAATTGGCATGCTTTTCTGTCCCGCCACAATAGAGGGGCCCCTAGCATGGTGAGGCGGATAACAACAACCACCCCCACTACCCCCAAAAAG CCTGTCCCTGACTCTGTGTGCCACCAGTGCTCGGGCCCACGCCACGCCACGCCACGCCGCGACCTGTTCCTGCTACACGGGCGCATGGCTGGAGCAGCGAGCCGGAGAGAGGTGTGTTGCTGCGTTAACCATCCTGTAACCTCTCACACGCGCGTCAGAAAGCATATAGGATGCAGTACGGCGCACGATGAAGGGGGCTATATCCACCCGCAGATGCTGGTTCCCACGCAGCTCCTCACGCACAATGCCCGGCTGACGCACAGAGGTGCTGGTCTGACAGTGACCCTAACCGACGTAAACAAGTGCATCAGCGTGCGCGTGAGCGGCTACGCCCCTCGCCCAATGCAGCTGGTTTGGACAAATGTTACAATACTTGAGGTCCGGT
- the skida1 gene encoding SKI/DACH domain-containing protein 1-like: MGDLECGFEEMQGVRLGYLLIKGKQMFALSQVFTDLLKNIPRTTVHKRMDYLKVKKHQCDLEELRKLKAINSIAFHAAKCTLISREDVEALYISCKTERVLKSAKKRNAKAACRRADGEEEHAPPGVLRADAELMWKEKVWFSLHGVPQNLALHGRTGRRRELGPSSCLTDAKLPQFYHKAHGRDYRWTAKSSHKHFKNYETDKSAGNRLAVSQRHAHFRQPVLFPSPAAAAAQSRLSRSAGEPLHKRKRRREGGGRSKHAHLHAPPVLLVQPKTSGASFGAFHLPPDFYLDPRPHHHHHHHHHHHHHHHGNSNNESDFPESSDTESCSTYSDPPCRDSDFGSGFSSSSSNSSEEEEEEEDEDDTPSESSEVSSDEDEESSSQSDSSSVSSRVSVQSIRFRRARVGLHPGKAPLVLQPTFRYDDHQQHRTLSHADSRQSKHQKCDFGGARKDSLQFSPAAEGRVFTEPAKGKGREADPSRAEEEPVPYDPSEASHAASFGCRGFDPGKLQKAADKREKPKPSPPPKRIKTEPEEPPATAFPHADSGRTAFSLGNVKVKVEESCDEYEYLQSPAAALKCKGDRADLGGAVRHGGFPSSGIKAAEKSPDAAPRSPCGPQQRRSSQDAPCAEEGEQQQQQQRNKTCRAPGREAKKPRVSRAHIKQNVPEVNKAPSSSSSSSSSSSAAEDLRSRRKRSTASGAAAAAAAAALAKTPFSLMANFPSPPSLLVDSNGDLCPAYSLSSLRGPGPPPPSHPVWRWQPGGQILPPPQHTQRTRKY; encoded by the coding sequence ATGGGAGACCTGGAGTGTGGGTTTGAGGAAATGCAAGGAGTGAGACTGGGATACCTGCTCATCAAAGGGAAGCAAATGTTTGCTTTGTCTCAGGTCTTCACCGACCTGCTGAAGAACATCCCTCGGACCACGGTGCACAAGCGCATGGACTACCTGAAGGTGAAGAAGCACCAGTGCGACCTGGAGGAGCTCCGGAAGCTCAAGGCAATAAACTCCATTGCTTTCCACGCCGCCAAGTGCACCCTCATATCGCGGGAGGACGTGGAGGCTCTGTACATCTCCTGCAAGACGGAGCGGGTGTTGAAGTCGGCAAAGAAGAGGAACGCGAAAGCGGCGTGCCGCCGCGCGGACGGCGAGGAGGAGCACGCGCCGCCGGGCGTCCTGCGCGCGGACGCGGAGCtgatgtggaaggaaaaagtttgGTTCAGTTTGCACGGCGTCCCGCAGAACCTCGCGCTGCACGGCAGAACGGGGAGGAGAAGGGAGCTGGGTCCTTCCTCTTGCCTTACCGACGCCAAACTACCTCAGTTTTACCACAAAGCCCACGGACGGGATTACCGTTGGACGGCTAAATCCAGCcacaaacactttaaaaactatgaaacCGACAAATCTGCAGGGAACAGACTCGCTGTGAGCCAAAGGCACGCGCATTTCCGGCAGCCGGTGCTGTTTCCGTCCCCCGCCGCAGCGGCAGCTCAGTCCAGGCTCTCGCGCTCAGCCGGCGAGCCGCTCCACAAAAGGAAGAGGAGGCGCGAGGGGGGCGGCCGGAGCAAACACGCGCATCTGCACGCGCCGCCGGTGCTGCTGGTCCAGCCCAAAACCTCTGGAGCTTCTTTCGGCGCTTTCCACCTCCCCCCGGATTTCTATCTGGACCCGCGACCgcaccaccatcaccaccaccaccaccatcatcaccaccaccaccacggcAACAGCAACAACGAGTCCGACTTCCCGGAGAGCAGCGACACCGAGTCCTGCAGCACATACTCGGACCCGCCGTGCCGGGACTCGGACTTCGGCTCCGgcttctccagcagcagcagcaacagctccgaggaggaggaggaggaggaggacgaggatgACACCCCGTCGGAAAGCTCAGAGGTCAGTTCAGATGAAGACGAGGAGAGCTCGTCTCAGTCCGACTCCAGCTCCGTTTCAAGTCGGGTTTCGGTCCAAAGCATCCGGTTCAGACGTGCGCGGGTGGGTCTCCACCCCGGTAAAGCGCCCTTGGTTCTGCAGCCCACCTTTCGCTACGACGACCACCAGCAGCACAGGACGCTGAGTCATGCCGACAGCAGGCAGAGCAAACATCAAAAATGCGACTTTGGTGGAGCGAGAAAGGACTCTTTGCAGTTCAGTCCGGCTGCGGAGGGGCGCGTTTTCACCGAGCCCGCAAAAGGCAAAGGGCGTGAGGCCGATCCGAGCAGGGCTGAGGAGGAGCCGGTCCCTTACGACCCGAGCGAGGCCTCTCACGCAGCCTCGTTCGGGTGCCGGGGGTTCGACCCTGGCAAGCTCCAAAAAGCCGCCGACAAGCGGGAGAAGCCGAAGCCGAGCCCTCCGCCGAAAAGAATAAAGACCGAGCCCGAGGAGCCCCCCGCGACCGCCTTCCCCCACGCCGACAGCGGCAGGACAGCCTTCAGCCTCGGCAACGTGAAGGTGAAAGTGGAGGAAAGCTGCGACGAGTATGAATACCTGCAGAGCCCGGCCGCCGCGCTCAAATGCAAAGGAGATAGGGCGGATCTCGGCGGAGCCGTCAGACACGGAGGCTTTCCCAGCAGCGGGATTAAAGCCGCGGAGAAAAGCCCAGACGCGGCCCCCAGGTCCCCCTGCGGTCCTCAGCAGCGCAGGAGCAGCCAGGACGCTCCGTGCGCggaggagggggagcagcagcagcagcagcagagaaacaaaaccTGCAGGGCTCCGGGGCGGGAGGCCAAGAAACCCCGAGTTTCCAGGGCGCACATAAAGCAGAACGTGCCCGAAGTCAACAAGgctccctcttcctcctcctcgtcttcttCGTCCTCTTCAGCCGCGGAGGATTTACGCAGCAGACGCAAACGCAGCACCGCCAGCGgcgcagcagcggcggcggcggcggctgcccTCGCTAAGACGCCTTTCAGCCTCATGGCAAACTTCCCATCCCCGCCGTCGCTCCTCGTTGACAGCAACGGGGATTTGTGCCCTGCTTACTCCCTGAGCTCGCTGAGGGGCCCCGGGCCTCCTCCTCCGTCCCACCCCGTGTGGAGGTGGCAGCCAGGCGGCCAGATTCTCCCTCCCCCACAGCACACTCAGAGAACGAGGAAATACTGA